Proteins co-encoded in one Setaria viridis chromosome 9, Setaria_viridis_v4.0, whole genome shotgun sequence genomic window:
- the LOC117838595 gene encoding 3-oxo-Delta(4,5)-steroid 5-beta-reductase, translated as MSWWWAGAVGTVRKRQDDLAAVSQSEQAFESVALVVGSTGIVGASLVDILLLPDTPGGPWKVYAISRRPLPPWSLPSSSSVTHIHVDLTDSAAAAEVLTPLIDITHVFYVAWTWRATEEENCEANSAMLRNVLSVVVPNCPALVHVSLQTGTRHYFGRLDSENCVHYPPYTEDMPRLDMPVFYYDQEDVLIDAVARRGGGAVSWSVHRPNIIFGFSPRCAINLVCSLCVYAAVCCKEGTPLRWPGSRGGWEGFITPSDADLVAEHHIWAGFDPMAKNEAFNCSNGDVCTWKKLWPILAGRFGLEWVGYEGEEKRLKLAEAMAGKEALWAEIVEENELVATHVSEVANWWVVDKSLDRYGLEWDILDSMNKSKEHGFLGFRNTFRSFNTCIDRLKAHKIVP; from the coding sequence ATGAGCTGGTGGTGGGCGGGCGCTGTCGGCACGGTCAGGAAGCGCCAggacgacctcgccgccgtgTCCCAGTCCGAGCAGGCCTTCGAGAGCGTggcgctcgtcgtcggctccaCCGGCATCGTGGGCGCCTCCCTCGTCGACATCCTCCTGCTGCCGGACACCCCAGGCGGGCCATGGAAGGTATATGCAATCTCCCGCCGTCCGCTCCCTCCTTGGTCCCtgccgtcgtcttcctccgtGACTCACATACACGTTGACCTCaccgactccgccgccgccgccgaggtccTCACGCCGCTCATCGACATCACCCACGTCTTCTACGTCGCCTGGACCTGGCGCGCCACGGAGGAGGAGAACTGCGAGGCCAACTCTGCCATGCTCCGCAACGTGCTCTCCGTCGTCGTCCCCAACTGCCCGGCGCTCGTCCACGTCAGCCTTCAGACGGGGACCAGGCACTACTTCGGCCGCCTCGACTCCGAGAACTGCGTCCACTACCCGCCCTACACCGAGGACATGCCGAGACTCGACATGCCCGTCTTCTACTACGACCAGGAGGACGTCCTCATCGACGCcgtcgcgcggcgcggcggcggggccgttAGCTGGTCTGTGCACCGCCCCAACATCATATTCGGCTTCTCCCCACGCTGCGCCATCAACCTCGTCTGCAGCCTCTGCGTCTACGCCGCAGTCTGCTGCAAGGAGGGAACCCCGCTGCGGTGGCCGGGGTCCCGTGGCGGCTGGGAGGGCTTCATCACCCCCTCCGACGCCGACCTCGTCGCGGAGCATCACATCTGGGCGGGCTTTGATCCCATGGCCAAGAACGAGGCGTTCAATTGCAGCAATGGCGATGTCTGCACGTGGAAGAAGCTGTGGCCGATACTCGCAGGACGCTTCGGGCTGGAGTGGGTCGGGTACGAGGGCGAGGAGAAGCGGTTGAAGCTGGCGGAGGCCATGGCCGGGAAGGAGGCGCTGTGGGCGGAGATCGTCGAGGAGAACGAGCTCGTGGCGACGCACGTCTCCGAGGTCGCCAACTGGTGGGTCGTCGACAAGTCGCTTGATCGGTATGGCCTCGAGTGGGATATCCTTGACAGCATGAACAAGAGCAAGGAGCATGGATTCCTCGGCTTCCGGAACACGTTCAGGTCCTTCAACACATGCATCGACAGGTTAAAGGCTCACAAGATTGTTCCATGA